The proteins below come from a single Papaver somniferum cultivar HN1 chromosome 11, ASM357369v1, whole genome shotgun sequence genomic window:
- the LOC113325102 gene encoding trichoplein keratin filament-binding protein-like has protein sequence MAKKKKQSQQQQEMKRETEQYDGVLQEKQGEINKLKKSVDLLNGDLVRQRQIVSDMKKILDVQAKEFKEDIKKKTVKIIDDFDKNFNMLRKAVAEVYKEMEEAIEGLLVEKGLIEQKLVDSGKIIEELKREKNKIEKNRDDLLLKLAHLEKHQEVELDSGRRKKFKEISEEENVFADIETIVSSIEKQIKVLIDANKHLKSEVRSLKDNLKRVDAEKSEIQKQLKNALSELDDKSSKDLIEGVDADKGKQLNLRKRKIG, from the exons AtggcgaagaagaagaaacagtcgCAGCAGCAACAAGAAATGAAGAGAGAAACAGAGCAG TATGATGGTGTTTTGCAAGAGAAACAAGGCGAAATCAACAAGTTGAAGAAATCTGTGGATCTTCTTAATGGAGATCTTGTTCGTCAAAGACAAATTGTTTCTGATATGAAAAAGATACTCGATGTTCAGGCTAAAGAATTCAAGGAGGATATTAAGAAGAAGACAGTGAAAATAATCGATGATTTCGATAAGAATTTTAACATGTTGAGAAAGGCAGTTGCAGAAGTATACAAGGAAATGGAAGAAGCAATTGAGGGTTTATTGGTTGAGAAAGGTTTGATTGAGCAGAAATTGGTTGATTCTGGGAAGATAATCGAGGAACTGAAaagagagaagaataagattgagAAGAACAGGGACGATCTGCTACTGAAACtagctcatttagagaaacacCAGGAAGTGGAATTGGATtccggaagaagaaagaaattcaaGGAAATTAGTGAAGAGGAAAATGTATTTGCTGATATTGAAACTATCGTTTCGTCAATTGAGAAGCAAATCAAAGTTCTAATTGATGCTAACAAGCATCTGAAATCCGAGGTCAGGTCTTTGAAAGATAATCTCAAGAGGGTTGATGCTGAGAAGAGTGAAATTCAGAAGCAACTTAAGAATGCATTGAGTGAGCTTGATGACAAGTCCTCCAAAGATCTAATTGAAGGGGTTGATGCTGACAAGGGCAAGCAACTTAACTTGAGGAAAAGGAAAATTGGTTGA
- the LOC113324348 gene encoding exportin-2-like, which produces MEWNAETLKILSECFLHTLSPNHEPRRQAESYLSEASDKPNFGLAVLRLVAETNIDDQIRISAAVNFKNHLKSRWISVETNKNHRGNNNPDAPVLSPIDDTEKEQIKQLILPLMLSASPRIQSQLSEALVVIGKHDFPKAWPALLPQIVSSLRQGMENNDYVTVNGILGTANSIFKKFRYQYKTNDLLLDLKYCLDGFAAPLLDVFMRTANVIDSMVGGGGGGGTAANLKPLMESQRLCCRIFFSLNFMEIPEFFEDHMKEWMGEFKKYLTSTYPALEGGGGDGLALVDDLRAAVCENISLYLERYEEEFAGYLKDFALAVWTLLVGVSSATGRDRLTITAIKFLTTISTSVHHNLFAGADVLQQICQSIVIPNARLREEDEELFEFNYVEFVRRDIEGSDVDTRRRIACELLKGIATNYKTEVQSIVVEQIKNMLAVFNANPAENWRDKDCAIYLVVSLATRKAGGTSASTDLVDVGEFFGSVIIPEIQSQSGSAMLKAGALKFFTVFRNEIPKQTVVGLMGDVVRFLASESNVVHSYAANCVEKLLLIKDGGQRRFNSTDINPFLPILMTNLFNALKFPESEENSYVMKCIMRVLGVADFSQEVAGHCITGLTHLLSEVCKNPKNPVYNHYLFEAVAGLVGRVCEKDPSLIPTFEASIFPILQYILGQNVTEFWPYAFQLLAQLVNLNKPPLPASYMSIFELLLATETWKGHANTPALVQLLQAYLKKAPDELSQGGRLGQVLGIFQKLVDVPSTEELGFYVLNTIIENLRYDVIAPFVTHIWTALFTKLMQSPKVKFIKCMVIYMSLFLVKYGPPALTDSINAIQNDGKLLGSIIEQFWIPHLKSIIGTIELKLTAVASTRLICESTVLLDPAAAATWGKMLNSTVTLLSRPEEERVDEDPEVPEIGENVGYSASFVRLHNAGKKDEDPVSDIRDPKEFLVRSLARLSAMSPGRYPTIIQQSLDPANQTALLQLCSTYNCTIV; this is translated from the coding sequence ATGGAGTGGAatgcagaaaccctaaaaatcttaTCAGAATGCTTCTTACACACACTATCACCAAATCATGAACCTCGTAGACAAGCTGAATCATACTTATCAGAAGCATCTGATAAACCTAATTTCGGTCTCGCCGTTCTTCGTTTAGTTGCTGAGACGAACATCGATGATCAGATccgtatttctgctgctgttaatttcaaaaatcatcttaAATCGAGATGGATTTCGGTAGAAACGAACAAGAATCATCGTGGTAATAACAATCCTGATGCTCCTGTTTTGTCTCCAATTGATGATACTGAGAAGGAACAGATTAAACAGTTGATTTTGCCATTGATGTTGTCTGCTTCGCCGAGGATACAGAGTCAGTTGAGTGAAGCGTTGGTTGTTATAGGGAAACATGATTTTCCTAAAGCTTGGCCTGCGTTGTTACCTCAGATTGTTTCGAGTTTGAGACAAGGTATGGAGAATAATGATTATGTTACTGTTAATGGGATTTTGGGTACTGCGAATTCGATTTTTAAGAAGTTTAGGTATCAGTATAAGACGAATGATTTGTTGCTTGATTTGAAATATTGTCTTGATGGTTTTGCTGCACCGTTGCTTGATGTTTTTATGAGGACTGCCAATGTGATTGATAgtatggttggtggtggtggtggtggtggtaccgCTGCCAATCTGAAACCACTTATGGAGAGTCAGAGGCTTTGTTGTAGGATTTTCTTTAGTTTGAATTTTATGGAAATACCTGAGTTTTTCGAAGATCATATGAAGGAGTGGATGGGGGAGTTTAAGAAGTATTTGACTAGTACTTATCCTGCTctggaaggtggtggtggtgatggtttgGCACTTGTGGATGATCTTAGAGCTGCAGTATGTGAGAATATTAGTTTATATTTGGAGAGATATGAGGAGGAGTTTGCAGGTTACTTGAAGGATTTTGCACTTGCAGTTTGGACACTTTTGGTTGGGGTTTCATCGGCGACGGGTCGTGACAGGTTAACTATTACTGCGATTAAGTTTTTAACTACTATCAGTACGAGTGTACACCACAACTTGTTTGCTGGAGCTGATGTCTTGCAGCAGATTTGTCAGTCTATTGTGATTCCGAATGCAAGATTAAGGGAAGAGGACGAGGAGTTGTTTGAGTTCAATTATGTGGAGTTTGTTCGGAGGGATATCGAGGGGAGTGATGTTGACACTAGGAGGAGGATAGCATGTGAGCTACTCAAAGGAATTGCCACCAACTATAAAACAGAAGTTCAATCCATTGTTGTGGAACAAATTAAAAATATGTTGGCTGTTTTTAATGCAAATCCAGCTGAGAATTGGCGGGATAAGGATTGTGCTATTTACTTGGTTGTTTCCCTTGCAACAAGAAAGGCTGGAGGAACTTCTGCCTCAACTGATCTTGTCGATGTCGGTGAATTTTTTGGATCAGTTATTATCCCAGAGATTCAAAGCCAGTCCGGTTCTGCAATGTTGAAAGCTGGTGCTTTGAAGTTCTTTACAGTTTTCAGGAATGAGATACCGAAGCAGACTGTTGTTGGATTGATGGGTGATGTTGTTCGGTTCCTCGCATCAGAGTCAAATGTCGTTCACTCTTACGCTGCAAATTGTGTTGAAAAGCTCTTGTTAATCAAGGATGGAGGGCAGAGGAGGTTTAATTCCACTGACATCAACCCCTTCCTTCCGATTCTCATGACTAACCTTTTCAATGCCCTTAAGTTTCCCGAATCAGAAGAGAATTCTTATGTAATGAAGTGTATAATGAGGGTTCTGGGAGTTGCTGATTTTTCTCAAGAAGTTGCTGGACATTGTATTACTGGTTTGACACATCTTCTCAGCGAGGTTTGCAAAAATCCGAAGAACCCTGTGTACAATCACTATCTGTTTGAGGCAGTAGCGGGTTTGGTTGGGCGAGTGTGTGAGAAGGATCCTTCTTTGATACCAACCTTTGAagctagcatatttccaatactCCAATATATTTTGGGCCAGAATGTCACTGAATTTTGGCCTTATGCTTTCCAGCTATTAGCACAGCTCGTCAATCTGAATAAACCACCTCTTCCAGCTAGTTATATGTCGATCTTTGAGCTTCTCCTTGCAACCGAGACATGGAAGGGACACGCTAACACACCTGCTCTTGTTCAGCTTCTTCAGGCCTATCTGAAGAAGGCTCCTGATGAACTGAGCCAAGGGGGTAGGCTTGGCCAAGTGCTCGGGATATTTCAAAAGCTCGTCGATGTACCAAGCACAGAAGAGCTAGGGTTTTATGTGCTGAACACCATTATAGAGAACCTCAGGTATGATGTGATCGCACCTTTTGTTACTCACATCTGGACTGCGCTCTTTACAAAGCTCATGCAAAGTCCCAAGGTTAAATTCATCAAGTGTATGGTGATATATATGTCACTATTTTTGGTCAAGTATGGACCTCCAGCACTCACTGATTCAATCAACGCCATTCAGAACGATGGAAAATTACTTGGTAGTATAATCGAGCAGTTTTGGATACCTCATCTGAAATCCATAATTGGGACAATTGAGTTGAAGTTAACTGCTGTTGCTTCAACCAGATTAATATGTGAATCTACAGTCCTCTTGGATCCTGCAGCTGCTGCTACTTGGGGGAAAATGTTGAACAGCACTGTTACCCTTCTCTCTCGaccagaagaagaaagggttgATGAAGACCCAGAAGTGCCAGAAATTGGAGAGAATGTGGGTTACAGTGCTAGCTTTGTGCGTCTCCACAATGCTGGAAAGAAAGATGAAGATCCTGTTAGTGATATAAGGGACCCGAAGGAGTTCTTGGTAAGGTCATTGGCAAGGCTCTCAGCTATGAGTCCTGGAAGGTATCCAACAATTATTCAACAGTCTTTGGATCCAGCCAATCAAACAGCATTGCTCCAGCTATGCAGCACATACAATTGCACCATAGTCTGA
- the LOC113320788 gene encoding 3-oxoacyl-[acyl-carrier-protein] synthase I, chloroplastic-like produces MAAITGCSCSTSTHLFGNKNLLRNELGSSGVHSNGLIRPFETKQIGSARAKSVLKSRQVRAMASRIPSAPKRESDPKKRIVITGMGLVSVFGNDVDTFYNRLLEGESGISLIDRFDASPFSVRFAGQIRKFSSEGYIDGKNDRRLDDCWRYCLVAGKRALEDANLGTETLETMDRSKIGVLVGTGMGGLTAFSSGVESLLQKGYKKITPFFIPYSITNMGSALLAIDTGLMGPNYSISTACATANYCFYAAANHIRRGEADIMVVGGTEAAIIPIGVGGFIACRALSQRNGEPQKASRPWDRDRDGFVMGEGSGVLVMESLESATKRGANIIAEYLGGAVTCDAHHMTDPRSDGLGVSSCIKKSLEDAGVSPEEVNYINAHATSTLAGDLAEVNAIKKVFKNTSEIKMNGTKSMIGHGLGAAGGLEAIATIKAITTGWLHPTINQDNLESDVTIDTVPNVKKQHEVHVGISNSFGFGGHNSVVVFAPFKP; encoded by the exons ATGGCAGCGATTACTGGTTGTTCTTGTTCTACTAGTACTCATCTCTTCGGGAACAAAAATTTACTCAGAAATGAATTAGGATCATCTGGGGTTCATTCTAATGGTCTTATAAGACCTTTTGAAACCAAGCAGATTGGTTCTGCGCGGGCGAAATCAG TTTTGAAGAGTAGGCAAGTCAGAGCTATGGCTTCGCGAATCCCGTCAGCTCCGAAACGAGAGAGCGATCCGAAGAAAAGAATTGTTATAACAGGGATGGGACTTGTTTCGGTGTTTGGGAATGATGTTGATACCTTCTATAACAGATTACTTGAAGGAGAGAGTGGTATTAGTCTTATAGATAGGTTTGATGCTTCACCCTTTTCTGTAAGATTTGCTGGTCAGATACGTAAATTTTCGTCTGAAGGTTACATTGACGGAAAGAATGACCGACGTCTGGATGACTGTTGGAGGTACTGCTTGGTTGCTGGAAAAAGGGCTCTTGAAGATGCCAATCTTGGAACCGAAACTCTTGAAACC ATGGACCGATCGAAAATTGGAGTTCTAGTAGGGACAGGAATGGGAGGATTAACTGCATTCAGCAGTGGAGTTGAATCTCTTCTCCAAAAAGGATACAAGAAGATCACTCCTTTCTTCATTCCGTACTCCATTACAAACATGGGATCAGCATTACTTGCCATTGATACAGGTCTAATGGGTCCAAACTACTCCATCTCTACTGCTTGTGCGACCGCAAATTACTGCTTTTATGCTGCGGCAAATCATATCAGAAGAGGTGAAGCTGATATCATGGTAGTTGGTGGGACTGAGGCTGCTATCATCCCAATTGGTGTTGGTGGTTTCATAGCTTGCAGAGCTTTGTCTCAGAGAAACGGTGAACCCCAAAAAGCTTCGAGGCCGTGGGATAGAGATCGCGATGGGTTTGTTATGGGCGAAGGTTCTGGCGTGCTG GTTATGGAGAGCTTAGAGAGTGCAACAAAAAGAGGAGCGAACATAATAGCGGAGTATTTGGGAGGCGCGGTTACCTGTGATGCTCATCATATGACGGATCCTCGTTCAGACGGTCTTGGAGTTTCTTCTTGCATAAAAAAGAGCTTGGAAGATGCTGGAGTTTCTCCAGAAGAG GTGAACTATATCAATGCTCATGCAACATCAACACTTGCGGGAGACTTAGCTGAGGTTAATGCCATCAAGAAGGTCTTTAAGAACACATCCGAGATCAAGATGAACGGAACTAAG TCGATGATAGGACATGGGCTCGGTGCAGCTGGTGGATTAGAAGCCATAGCTACAATCAAAGCTATCACAACTGGATGGTTACATCCAACCATTAACCAAGAT AATTTGGAGTCTGACGTTACAATTGACACCGTCCCAAATGTGAAGAAGCAGCATGAAGTTCATGTTG GTATCTCTAATTCATTTGGGTTTGGCGGCCACAATTCAGTAGTCGTCTTTGCTCCTTTCAAGCCCTAA